The Humulus lupulus chromosome 3, drHumLupu1.1, whole genome shotgun sequence genome window below encodes:
- the LOC133821770 gene encoding uncharacterized protein LOC133821770, giving the protein MHPAVRVDCGCVRAWLADRLLGPTGCLGRTAFWPSGPRGGPEAWPNGSHVGRLNGLHEPSVPPGRPSVSLAWLIAPPSALPGWPSALSGWPSAPPGGPSASSGWPSDSCVWAEWSAEEEGLERRCKVWSKRASQEVSFLSFVFLSMSLCMFFVFFVFFMFFVLGDQLIMSTSRCDSHADSVCRLSCSFSEEDFSSLFQSSAEMVDCNRITVVELGGRPLGDVTGRGIDSNEPIDGGMPGSGSMLSSNPRSSISLGELTYLRRHYEIPDTISLHAPAKAERPDWHLPGWVCLYELPFKEGLRFPIPRLVVELCEYHEISPGQLMPNSWRILMSLEVLCERHKITLGVADLLRAYYLKAHLNDKGRYQLTTRGKDPPLIISLKSGDKRWKDRYFFVPFVSLGLPADSRIPCSWSPACRLRVEYLWDSRESSGRLKSILAIPEVEREWSDLLSESSLRQSSLWRSVEKLPEDVAMSRPFTLPLTGSNALERLRQAKKSSVGSSEADREVVVPPADPPVLTRSQTKKKKKAVQDDSSDPFSDTVALSFPSNAAAYSEIGPHLGEIDKLLWPEDDHRMEQVGTDGSIDTTVSHLFQGLQGVIWLKKKIKSLMATLKEVRSQRNDLRGEVSRLKDSKKESDQLIADLKAQLESKEADVEKLRVTLGQVDDLKAEVASLENRMLVIGLEAEIQCRGVMASEFRDGKADSWDVPKYIADLEELEKMRAEEITRAEELATSFGIMTTNDLVVDD; this is encoded by the exons ATGCATCCGGCTGTCCGAGTGGATTGCGGATGCGTGCGGGCCTGGTTGGCCGACCGGCTGCTTGGGCCGACTGGATGCTTGGGCCGAACGGCCTTCTGGCCTAGTGGTCCACGGGGTGGCCCTGAGGCATGGCCGAATGGGTCACATGTTGGCCGACTGAATGGGCTGCACGAGCCGAGTGTTCCTCCGGGAAGGCCGAGTGTTTCGTTGGCATGGCTGATTGCTCCTCCGAGTGCTTTACCGGGGTGGCCGAGTGCTTTGTCGGGGTGGCCGAGTGCTCCTCCGGGTGGGCCGAGTGCTTCGTCGGGGTGGCCGAGTGACTCGTGTGTTTGGGCCGAGTGGTCTGCCGAGGAG GAAGGCTTGGAGAGGAGGTGCAAGGTGTGGAGTAAAAGAGCTTCTCAAGAGGTAAGTTTTCTCTCATTTGTTTTCCTTTCAATGTCCTTATGCATGTTCTTTGTGTTCTTCGTGTTCTTCATGTTCTTCGTGCTAG GTGATCAGCTCATTATGTCTACAAGTAGGTGTGATAGTCACGCTGATTCAGTCTGTCGACTGTCTTGTTCGTTTAGTGAAGAAGATTTTAGTTCTCTCTTTCAAAGTTCTGCTGAGATGGTTGATTGCAACCGAATTACAGTAGTAGAATTGGGGGGTCGTCCTTTAGGTGATGTTACTGGAAGGGGAATAGATTCTAACGAACCTATTGATGGTGGTATGCCGGGTTCTGGTAGTATGCTTAGTTCTAATCCTAGGTCTTCCATAAGTTTAGGTGAGTTGACCTATCTTCGTCGTCATTATGAGATCCCTGATACCATCAGTCTGCATGCTCCTGCTAAGGCGGAGCGGCCTGACTGGCACTTACCTGGTTGGGTGTGTCTGTATGAACTTCCCTTCAAAGAAGGGCTTCGGTTTCCCATCCCCCGATTAGTCGTTGAGTTGTGTGAGTACCACGAGATTTCGCCCGGACAACTAATGCCAAATTCATGGCGGATTTTGATGTCTCTCGAAGTCCTTTGTGAAAGGCACAAGATAACACTTGGGGTGGCTGACTTGTTGAGAGCTTACTACTTGAAGGCACACCTTAATGACAAAGGTAGGTACCAGTTAACAACTAGGGGGAAGGACCCTCCTTTAATTATTAGTTTGAAGAGTGGAGATAAGAGGTGGAAGGACCGTTACTTCTTCGTCCCTTTCGTCTCGTTGGGGTTACCTGCTGATAGTAGGATACCTTGTTCATGGTCTCCTGCAT GTAGGCTTCGAGTTGAGTACCTTTGGGATTCGAGGGAGTCTTCTGGTCGACTTAAGAGTATTCTTGCTATTCCTGAGGTGGAGCGTGAGTGGAGTGATTTGTTGTCTGAATCGAGTCTTCGTCAGAGTTCTTTGTGGCGCTCTGTTGAAAAACTCCCTGAAG ACGTAGCTATGTCCCGACCCTTTACACTTCCTCTAACCGGTTCCAATGCCTTGGAACGTTTGCGTCAAGCAAAGAAATCGTCCGTTGGGAGCTCAGAAGCTGACAGAGAGGTTGTCGTGCCTCCGGCTGATCCCCCTGTTTTGACGCGGAGTCAgacgaaaaaaaagaagaaggctGTGCAGGATGATTCTTCCGACCCATTTAGCGACACCGTTGCCCTTTCGTTCCCTTCCAATGCTGCGGCCTATAGTGAGATTGGGCCTCACTTAGGAGAGATTGATAAGTTGTTGTGGCCCGAAGATGATCACAGAATGGAGCAGGTTGGTACGGATGGGTCAATTGATACCACTGTTTCTCATTTGTTCCAG GGTTTGCAAGGGGTCATTTGGCTGAAGAAGAAAATCAAGTCCTTAATGGCAACTCTAAAGGAAGTAAGGAGTCAGAGAAATGATCTTCGGGGTGAAGTTAGTCGGCTGAAAGATTCCAAGAAGGAGTCTGATCAACTCATAGCTGATTTGAAGGCTCAACTAGAATCCAAGGAAGCTGATGTCGAGAAGCTGAGAGTGACTCTTGGTCAAGTTGATGATTTGAAAGCCGAGGTTGCTTCGTTGGAGAATCGGATGTTGGTCATTGGGCTGGAGGCTGAGATCCAATGCCGTGGCGTAATGGCTAGTGAGTTTCGGGATGGTAAGGCTGATAGCTGGGATGTTCCCAAATACATTGCTGATCTTGAGGAATTGGAGAAGATGAGGGCTGAAGAGATAACCCGGGCCGAAGAGTTAGCCACTTCTTTTGGCATCATGACTACTAATGATCTGGTTGTGGATGACTGA